DNA from Fusarium musae strain F31 chromosome 7, whole genome shotgun sequence:
GATGTTATGATTTCGCCCAACGTGGCATTTTTCTTTTGTTGTTATTTTGGGGCGAGGATTTACAATGATGGCTAGGGAGACCGGGAAAGGATAAAAGTCATGATGCTGTTAATAGAGTAATGTTTGACAACCTTTTATTCCATTTACGGTCTGGGGATGGGACTTAAGAAGTTATGGGATGTAATAGTAATTGTAGATTATCTTTAGGTAAAGTCTTCGGATTTGTACTTAGACATTGCCGTTGTCCTCATTGCTCAGTCTGCCCTGTCCAAGGCTACCATCAACATCTACACCTGCTTTTCTCTGTGTTTTGATCTCTTCTCTGGCCTCGGCCTGCTCAGCCTTTTTTCTAGCATGGCGTTAGCTTCCGTGTACTGAACAAGCTATATATCGAGACGAACCTTTCAATATCAGAGGCATAGTCCTCGATCTTGATATCATCCTTGCGTGGCTTATCCCTGGTACTCGTTCCCTTTACTGCATCGGCGACTTTGCCTTCTGCGAGAGTAGCTAGTTGCTCTGCGTTCTCGTTGTCGTTTTGACGGGGAGCTTCGGACTGCTTTGACACTTGACTTTCGACGCTGGCCATTTTAAAGGATTGTGAAAGACTGAGATGAGTATTGGGTATGATGACTTTACTTTGTGTAGATGTATTGGTGAGAAAGAGTTACTGTGCATGAAATTGTTATGTTGAAAGAGTGCCTTGAGAATGACATCAGGCTGAGAGTGGTTGATCTATGACGTATATCAACTTGGTTATcatcgatgaggaagatcttCGTGCATGAAGCGTGTGTAGCGTAGATTAAGAATCTGAACTTTATCTTTCTGTCTTACATGAAGTGTTTACACAATGTCTTGAACGTTTTGCTTAAGTTGTATAATGGTTAAAGTTGGTGTGAAAGAGCTGTGCTTGGGTTGTCTAATGCGTGAGCTGTGTTGTAACCAGTTGAGTGCGACCAGGGCTTTAGATGGACATTTCAGAACATCCTGGCGATATCTACGAGATGCACCACAGAGCCTTGGCTATTAGCTCGTTCCATGTCATGAGTTCACTTTGGGAGACGAAAtctctcttcatcaaggaAACATTTTACGGGGTCAACATCATGACTTGGGATATGAAGCCATATGAGTAAGGAACTCCAACCATATTCATCATAGATCAAGGTTTGAAAAAAGGAATATTCCACCTTTATTAAGAATAACCCTTTCTCGCATACTGAAATCGATCTCAAGTACCAAACAACGAAAAAACCATAGGCGAACCAGGATGGTAAGATAGAAGAAACAACATAACAACTGATATCAGAACCCAAGCAAGATATTGACGATTAGCGCAACTATTCTCCACAGCTATCAAGGAGTCAAGATGTTGCGGAGAACAGAGCGCCAGGATCGCGAATTGGCAGAGGAAAACGGGGTGCGCAGATAATGTGATTCCCAGCGAATGGCTGGTTGGCGGGttgaaaagaacaagaatcgACGAATGCCTCCCAGTACTTGGATTTCGCAAAAGTGCAAAGACACAGCATGGGGGGAATAAGAAAATACAGCCTACGCACGCGCAAAACCCTTCCAAAGCCATCCGCAACCAGAAACACAAAATCTGCCTTCGTGTCTGTCGCCTCCCCTTGTGCTCCCTCCCCAGAACCAATCGATTCCCCGCCCAGACCATTCCTACCGTCGACATAGCAAAGGCATAGCCCGCGAATGGCGTTAAGACGAATGGAAAGAGCCGTGATTCCAGATGCCAAGGCGGTAAAAGGATCAAGTGGTGActtgaggaaaagaaaggcaaTCCAAGTGGTCATAATCTGGTCTATGCGCAGAAACGGAGTGAGtgaaagaaaaaagcaaatATCGTGAGTGAACTCGTCCGATCGTGACCCTGGCATGTTGTTCATTGTCCCGGCCGTACTCCATCATCCTGCTTCGCCGAGAGAAAGGAGAGCGTTAAAGCATTTAGCAGCAGCTGTTGTTGGAGGACGATCCAACGCCCTGGCCTTGGCCGACTTGCACGCTGGGCTTGGTGTTGTTAGCTGTTGTGGTGCCCATGCGCTCCTTGATCTGGCGGGCCATGGTCAGGAAAGCCTGCTCGACGTTGCTGGCGTTCTTGGCGGAAGTCTCAAGGAAAGGAATTCCCAGACTGTCGGCGAATTCCTACAAGTTTATGTCAGTCATCGCGTTGCTGTGGATGGTTGTTGCAGCCGAGGGTGAAGTTTTGGTGACAGGGGCATTTGAGCGTTCAGGCGCTTAGATGCATGTGATGGGCGACCCGCTAGGCTGCGACATTCAGAGTACCagaataagaaaaaaaacttaCCTTGGCTACGCTGTACTCAACGACCTTCTTGTCTGACATATCGCTCTTGTTACCGACCAGCAGCTTGTTGACACCCTCGGTGGCATATCGGTCAATCTCCTGGAGCCATTGCTTGACGTTGTTGAACGAGTCCATGTCGGTAACATCGTAGACGACGCAGATGCCGTGGGCACCACGGTAGTAGGAAGAGGTGATGGTACGGAAACGCTCTTGACCGGCGGTATCCCACTTGAGGACAGGTTAGCATTTGGTTAGGTGGCCGGAGCCTGCGCCAAGGGTGCCACATACGATCTGAAGCTTGACGGTCTTGCCATCGAGCTCTATTGTTCGGATTTTCTGAGTAGGTGTTAGACGATAGGCTAGGTAACCGGAAATGCTGGCTGGGAACGACGCACGAAATCGACACCGATGGTAGAGATGTAGGACTCGGTGTAGGTGTCATCGGCGAATCGCAGGAGAAGACAAGACTTTCCAACACCGGAGTctccgatgaggaggagcttgaagagGTAGTCGTATCTAGTTGGTGTCAGATCCAAAAATTATCAAGGAGTCGCATCTCGACAGCGGCAGCAAAAGGAAATCGCATGAGGTTTAGTCGAGGATGGCAGGGTGCAACTCTGAAGCAATAGTCAGCATGGGGCATGGTTCCATCAGGAGGTTATCGCAAAGGAGGCGGAGAGTGGCGTACTACTCAGGGTTCATGTTGGCGGCTGTTCCTTGGTTCACAGTGAGACAAGAGTCCGATACGAAAAGTGAAGGGTGAGGCTGGAAAGACGGACTTGTCGAGGCGATGGAATGAGGAGTTGGAGATGAGTTGATGGGAGAGAAAGATTAAGTTGAGAATGGGTGCAGAGGCTCAAGTAAGGTACGTCAGGGAAGAAACGTAACGCCAGGCAACGCCAGCACCGCCTAGGAGAGGGAGGGAATGATGGGGCAGCTGACAGGCGTGGATCACGTGATGCCGTCAAAGAGAAACAAAGAGTTACAATGAAAGTCAGTCAATGTGATACTGAGTTAACGGGTACAGTAAAGGCAGAGCGTGTGCAGCAAATAAGAAACGGATGAGACGAGAGGGTACGTCACAAACGAGGTTTATTCGTTGACTTAATTTTCCTTGCAAGGGTAATCTACTGGATATTGCTTGTTCTCATGCAATATACTTTCGAGATATCACAGGGCGGTTTACCGATATACCACTATCGCTTGCGATAGCACCCAACCAAGTTGACGTAGACTTTCCCAAAACGGATCATCTTCCAATAacaaaagaagagcaagcatcGTGCGTGCATATTCACTACAAACAACGTCGGAATGAGAAATGCATCATTACCTTGAGGGTCTGCCTGCTTTGCTCCGTCGTCGGGCATGCACTGTAGGTGTCCGCTCATCCATTAACATCTCATGATGAGGCTGCCTGTGAACCAAACTTGGAGCCTGTGCCGTCATTCACACGATTCAAGTGACTTGGCATGTCACAAGTTGATATACTAGATCAACTTCACCGCCTTCTGCTTTAAGAGTGAGAAAGACGGCATCTATTCACGATTGCAAACAGATGATCTCCAAGAAATGCCAGATAACGTCTTATCAGTGGATCCTGCTTCATTCAAGCCTCAATTCTCCCATTTTCTCCAGATTCCCAACCTGTTTGTTCTCTCCCACTTAAAGGATCCCATCACAGTGGAAAAGACCCGCCCCGCCACATCCCGCTCCGCTGTCTATTTGTGGCTGTGGAgtatccatcatcaaccaatCAAGTCTACCATTTCACAATCATGTCACTTCCCTTACACTTGACTGCTGCTAGATACTTCCGAGTCTACCCATTAAGCCATCGCAGAAAAAGTCCAAAAGTGGATATACCTTGCTTGAGGTTCCCTACCATCCAAGCTACTACGGATAGAGGTATCGGCAACACCTCATTATTACCAACTCACCTTGGTTCTGTAATATTCTAGACCCTCTTTAACAAAGTcacctttggcttcttccatCAAATTTCACTCTTGATCCATGAATCTCTCCATTCTGTTGCGGTGACCTCCCAATGGCCGCGTCCATCCGATCCAGTCTAAGCCGTTCCGGCCGGACCTCTGTTGCCTCTATTCGCAGTCTCTCCAATGCTCGCCCGGCAAAGGCACAGGTTCAGCCCGTCACTGTTAGAGAACCTAAACCTTCCCTGCAGCCTACCGATGCCACTCTTCTCGAGGACTACTTAAGGCGAGGCGCACTGTCAAGAACATATTTCGATGCGACAGGCGTGCGATGGGTCGGATCTGGCGATGACGGACCAAAGGACCCCAATAAGGCAAAGCTAGGAAAAAGTACGTCACTGAGGATATTCCAATGTTTGTATCACAATGCTAACTTTCTATAGCTCTACGAGTTTTACAAGAACGATTACCAACGCTTTTACtacatcctcttcctcacgACATTCTTGCGCCAAACATCGCCCTTCATCTTTTCCCTTCGACGCACCCTCACCTACCAACCGTCTCCGGCCGTGTCGCCTATAACGCCGCCCTCTGGACCTCCCCAATAGCATGGAACCGCGTCCCCATTCTCGGGAATGTCTGCATCGAGGTTCTCGCGGAGCGCATGACAACGGAGCCCCTCACATTCTTACCCCGCCGTGCTGGGGCGATACCTGAGCAGCTCGTGGTCCGCTGGTGCGAGAAGCGAAAGGGTTCAGATACTTCTTCTGACAAAGGAGTGATTGCCCGGTCTCTGCCATTTGGCCGGGGAGTCGACCCAGACAAGGCATTCACGGGACTGTTTGTCTTCGACTTCGATGCCGAGGGTCGGATTCTAAGCCATACCATTGAGCAGGCACAAGCTGGTGGCGATTGGGAAGCTGGAGTCGGTGCAAAGGTTGTTGGTCTGACTGACTGGCTTCTCGGAGGTTGCAAGAACCCCGGCACTCCTATACCAATGTTCGAGCGAGTGCGAAGACGACGATCCATCTAAAGACTCACAGTTGGGATGGACAGTGATGATATGACCCCAAGGGGCGTGTTCGCTTAGAAAACGAGAGCGGTTTACGGAAGGATATGGCATCATGAGAGGCGTTTCTGGTTGCATCTTTCATCGCCAGCGACTTCATGCTGGTTCGGGTCCCGGGGTCTTTGTGTATAAGACAGTGTACAACAATGAGCCATGAGACTCCACACACATTCAAACTTTGTATAGCTTTGTAAATTAGCAACTAAAACTCATTTTTAGACGGTACTATGCCTCCAAACAATTCTTGTCACAGTCGTCTCTTGTTCATAGTTAGGACTTTAAATTCGAACAGAATGTCAGTTATGCAATTGATGCAAAACTACGAATTCAACTGACCTATTTATGATATGTGTGAGTGTTACGAGTACGGTAAAGAGAGTAAATACAATTTCGTGCGGTACGAAACTCTTAGGGAAACCTAGAAACCTATTCATGAAGCTTCACACGAGTTCATATCTAGACAGAGCCTCTTAGGGTGCTACCTAAGGCTTGCTAACCAGGAAGTAACAGTTATGATAGTAGGCCATCAAGTGCCTAGTGGTGGAAACATTGGGTGTAGCGTCGCGAAGCTCATGTATTCATACACGCTATCAGCCTCTAACCTACTGTGTCGAGGCTTTTTCATTCCTGAAGAGCCAGCCCATTTTCGAGccgtcttctccttgatggcaTATGGGCATTTCACAATATTCTGCCCAAATGACCGTCAGCCAGAGCACTTTAGAGCGTCCGGCAACCTAAGCCTACTTCCAGGCCTTGTAATTTGAGATAAGTACCAATATCCAAACGTACTCTAAAGCACAATCTCGCCAATGTTCTCCCCCTCAAAGCCCTGCttcgcaagcttcttgactcGCGCCTTCTCCCTTGCTTTGTCGAcggctttcttctcctctgcgagcttcttgacaacGTCTAGGTCTCCGGGCTCAAAGCCAGGAGGCGGATCGTCGTCCCTGTCGAGATCGATTTCACCAAGGAGGAGCACGTTTTCACCTCGGACGAGGAATATGCCGTGATTTATATCGGCGTACAGACCCGTTGGTCGATCGCTACCTGCTGACTCGGGGGAGGGCGCGAAGATACGTTCGACGGTAGATTGGAGGACGAGATTGGCTGGTTGAAGTCAGAAAAGGGAATTGCTCTCCCTGCAGTGATTCGTTTTGCCCAAAACCCACCGAATTGATCCCAGCTTCTTAGTACGCCGATGAGTTTTCTCCCATCGCGCAAAGCGACCATGAGCTTCTCTGCAATTATACAGTCGTCAGCACACGATCCTTCCCTTTCTCCCTGCTTTTTATCGAGTCCAACCCTTCTCTCATGAACCGGAAACAGGAATAAACTGGTACCATGGCGGAGTCGTACTGTCTGTGAGATCCAGGAGCTGCGCTGCAGTGGTGAACATCTGAGGCGGCAGCTGTGGGAGCGGTTGCGGCGCACCGCGGCCCTGTGGAGAGGCATCGGCGATGGATAGGTTCTCCATGATGTCGTGATGGATGAGGTTGGTAGTGtttttttatcttctttTGTGATTGCGAAATTCTATTGATCCATGGAGAGTTCTTTTATAGGCTCATGACATGGACATTGCGAGGAGATGGTTTGGAGCGGTCGAATAAAGGGAAGATGCTCTAGGTCGTTGATGCTTTCACGTTGATCTAAGGTGTTGCGGATCCTATTGCGGCAAAACAGCGCTATAACGATAGGGGCCATTTAGCTGCATATCGCTATAAAACGCCGAATTCAACAAAACATGCCATCAAATTTCTGACTTTCAATGCGGGGCATTTTAGTTCTAGAGAGCAGATGGAGGGGCATTCTCATCCATCTTGGCGGGGCAGAAAGTCAAAAGGTTCAGGGAACGGAACAAGCAAGAAATAAGCATCCATGACAAGGTCTTGGCCGCAGTCTCTTAGTGGTCGAGAGCTGCAGCAGTGACTTGCTTGTGCGTCATTATATGCCATTCGGCAAAGggttcttctctttttccaTGTCTCATTATTTTGGTCATCTTTTTGGtcactcactctcactctcactctcacccAGCTTCAACTTGTTTAGATGCGCTCAAGTGAGGGGAATCGCCAAGTCTATTCAACTCCACCATGACCAGGCGAGTTACTGAGATTTCATCCCTCTCTAGTGGGGTGGACTTATGCGCATATTTGCCTCCCCGTCCCGTCGGTCTTCGGGCTAGTACCCGATGAAAAAAGCAAGAATCTGAGGGCAGCCAACCTTTTGTGATGCTTTTCCGGTCCTATCCATGAATTGCAATAAGATAAACCCTCTGATCTCGATGCTTGCACCTTTATATGCCGCTCAAGTAACCCGCCCCGTCCGAATTCTTAGATgtgtaaaaaaaaaaaaaaacaagtgATACTCTATCATGTTCCAGCCTAAACGCCTTGGGATGGATGCACATTGTAGTCTCTATATAGAGAACTGAAAAATAGGAGGTAAAGAAGAGGTGCTTCGTAACTCAACCCAGATTGAGTTTCTTAGACGAGCACGTGTCATTCCTCTCATGACAAGGAAATGGAAAGAACTCTGTGGAAGTGACGGTGTATCACAATCCACTCAACAGCCAGGAGATGAAGCCATGTCGTCGCGACTGAATGGGGGGCCGTTCAAGGATAGAGATTGGTCACTTCCAAAGCCATGATTACGCATGAGAGGGCGCCGTGAGGCTATTGACGATTTACAGTAGACCGTTGCAAGGCCTCCTGTAGCTCCGGTCGTGTTGACAATGCCTCCCACGCCTGGGCAAATGTAAACCACTGGCGTTCTCGCTTGTGGGATTCGGGCCAATCGTCGTACTCGCTGGTTACTGTGCCCTCAAAGAAGTGGTATCTTGACCGATCTTTTGACGATTTGGGCGCACGCTTCTCATCAATGTCACCAAGATCATAGGTGATCTGAACAGTGATGCCAGCTTCTTCCCAGGCCTCTCGCTCAGCGGCTTCCTGGCAAGTCTCGTCAGACTCCCAGCCGCCCTTGGGCAGCACCCAGCCTTTGCGCCGGGTAGACTGAATCAATAGGACAAACTTTTGATCGGGAGTGAGAGGCACGATGCCAGCGACGAGACGTTCGCCCTTAGTGTTGTAACCtataaaaggaaaatatcagTGGTGAGATCTTGAGATTATCGATTGAGAATGCGAATTGTCGGGAGTTGTCGAATTGTGCCTGGGCGAACGTAGAAAATTATGGTTGGATTCAAACCCATCACACCACAAAAATGGACAACAAGGATGGTGTAGAAGGCACCAAGACAAATGCTTCATAAAAAGCCAAGGGGGTCAAACGTGCCGAGAAGGATACTTtctaataaaaaatattgtATTGCGCATCAGGTAAAAACTCACGTTGCTTGGTTCTACCCACTCGTGACTCCATGGAACGGCCACCGCCCGAGTCGCCGGAGGCAGAACTCGACATCTTCTTAGTGGGAAGTTGGGGCGGAGAGTGACGGGAATTGGGAGGAATGTCGGGGAATTTGGTCGAGCGAGAACAAAAAACAAAGATGTTCGTGGATCTCGAAAGGCGATGATGCGGGCAAGAAAGCCTCAAAGGTCCTCGGAGGTAGCGGAGGAGAACGGATGTTCACCCCTGGGTCGAgaaagacagagagagagagacggGAACCTGCGATGGAGCGGGTGGTTGGCTTTCAAAGAGCCTTGAGAGGCATCATTGTCGAACAGTGAATGGTTGGTAAAAGTCTTGTGATCAAGTGaggtgaggatgaagaacagAAGTGGCCGTGGCCTGCGCCAGAAGGTGCTGGTGCTTGGTTCTTGGTCGGGGAGAGCCCAGACGCTCCAAAGAGCTGGGCTGGCGATGTGATATAAACTgcgagatgatggaggtgTGGGCGCGCACGCGCAAAACGTCCCAAGTTTAGCTCCAAGGGGGCAGCGGGCGACTCGGCGGATctctctctgcctctttCTGTCTGGCGGAACCCGCAGAGGAGTACGTACTGGCTGTAGCACTGtacgtaggtacctactatacctacctacagaACAGAATAGACCCGACTGCAGCAAAGagggtttggtttggtttggtctggtctggcttAGGTTGGTTGGGGGGCGTGTAGGTACGGGGGAGCACTGGGCGCTCGGTGGAcaagccttcttcaaggagGCTAGTGAACAGCAGACAGGGACTGGACACGGAGGGGAAAAGCTGGATCCTCGCCAGGGCTGCCTAGGGATGGAGTAGGCGTAGCGTGTCAGGTCAGAGGTACCTACTGTACAATATGTACTGTGATGTAGTGCTTGCAGTGGGCTTTAGGCCTAGACTTGCCCGGCCAAACGGTACCTGggtgaatggatggatggtggCCTGGCGGTGGCACCCTGTAACAGTGAGTCGCTGAAGCGTGGAGTGTGGAACTGAGTGAGGGCTTTCGCTGGGTCAACCGATGCGAGGCAAACTTTGATTAGAAATGGGGGATAATTAATGGAAGTCATCAACGTGAGAGGCTCCCCTGTTTGAGTTGCCGTGGCGTTTATCacttgtgttgtgttgtgttgtgttgtgttggcTGACTGACTGATACAGATGTGATAGTTGGCCGTGACGTTGATGGCCAGAAGCGAAGAGGCTTGGTTCGATTTGAGGAGTTCCACGCCAACGCCTTTGTAGCAAAGGCTGAGAACCAAAAGCTTACGAGCCGGGGAGTTGGGATCGATTGGTGACAGAGGTGTCGTTAGGGGCGTCGAACTGTCAACTTAATGGTGAGAAAATGTGTTTCTAAGCCATCTCTTGGATTTAGATACCTGGATAAAAATTGCGAAGGCTGAAATGAACTGTGCAGGGTAGACACTTTATGTGGTGGTTTGAGTATAGCCGCAGACAGGCAGACAGAATATCAAGCAATTTTCGAAAGTCTCCAGGTTATCAAGAAGTGACTGTATCTTGGATATAGTCCTGAATTTAAGAAGCTGTAGGCTGAGAGTAACTCTTCAATTGCCTGGCCCAAGAAAGGGAGGTATGGACTTGTCAACAGGTAGGCAATGCAATGGAAGAAACAAAGGTGAGATGAGTCGCCGTGCAGGCAATCTTAAAACCACCTCATGTCTTGCGCCATCCAAGTAACAAAGGGTCCCGAACTCTGACAACGACAGGGTCTGTTGCTTTTATATTCGAGCACATCTCGATAGGCTGACGGTGCATGGATGCCCAGATTGTACCAGCACGAGGCCAGAAAGCTTCTTCTGAGCTGAGAACTTGGATTGTAATAATAATACAGGGTTGACCGATCTTACGGTTCTTAGAGAGGTAATGGGTGTGGGAGGTTGCTATGTATACGTGACGAAATGGGAAATATATCGTGGGGAGATGTTTGTCTTCTTTACTCCTATAATTCAAACATTGTGGTAATGCCACGCCCCAatctgcttctgctggaAAGTTTGAAACATGAGAGTACAAGAGAACCGAGATGCACATTAATTGAATCTGGCAGTTACTTGGGAAGATCTCGACCCTCATACCGGTAAGAGATTACAAACCCAGCAGCAGATACTTTCTATATTAGATCCGGTGAGGCCAAAAAATACACAGGCTAATAACCAGTGCCCCATCTTGTCCCGCAAATACAAGTCCAGGGCATGAGATGGGGAAATACTTGTATTGTTATACAGTACAACACAGATGCACTTCTTATTAATCATGGCCATGACAGAACGTGTGCTTTGTGGTGCCACTAGTTTATCAAAAAGTTCTTTACAGCATCCCTGAATGGCATCTGCAGCAACAGTATTTGACAAATCTTggaagttaataaaagttcaAAGCTTAGACCAGTGAGATGCAGGGTGTTTTATTTATTGTGAAGGGAAACGAGGGCGATTAGTTCCAACGTCCAGTAGATGACAACCAATGGAGGGTCATCACAACTCCTTAATGTAACAACCAACACTTGTGGTACAGGAACGAGCCTCACAAATGAGACACTGCCTGACCACACACCCACCGGTTTCGTAGCTGCTAGGTTGCTATTGAAAGCGGTCTCGAGTGGGCATATCAGCACGCGGACGCAGGTCTTCTTTCGCTGCGTGGGGTCATCCATGCCATTGGCAACGATGGAGGGACGGGGCTGCAGCTTCAGGGTCGCAAA
Protein-coding regions in this window:
- a CDS encoding hypothetical protein (EggNog:ENOG41), producing MASVESQVSKQSEAPRQNDNENAEQLATLAEGKVADAVKGTSTRDKPRKDDIKIEDYASDIERKKAEQAEAREEIKTQRKAGVDVDGSLGQGRLSNEDNGNV
- the YPT1 gene encoding GTP-binding protein of the rab; the encoded protein is MNPEYDYLFKLLLIGDSGVGKSCLLLRFADDTYTESYISTIGVDFKIRTIELDGKTVKLQIWDTAGQERFRTITSSYYRGAHGICVVYDVTDMDSFNNVKQWLQEIDRYATEGVNKLLVGNKSDMSDKKVVEYSVAKEFADSLGIPFLETSAKNASNVEQAFLTMARQIKERMGTTTANNTKPSVQVGQGQGVGSSSNNSCC
- a CDS encoding hypothetical protein (EggNog:ENOG41), coding for MAASIRSSLSRSGRTSVASIRSLSNARPAKAQVQPVTVREPKPSLQPTDATLLEDYLRRGALSRTYFDATGVRWVGSGDDGPKDPNKAKLGKTLRVLQERLPTLLLHPLPHDILAPNIALHLFPSTHPHLPTVSGRVAYNAALWTSPIAWNRVPILGNVCIEVLAERMTTEPLTFLPRRAGAIPEQLVVRWCEKRKGSDTSSDKGVIARSLPFGRGVDPDKAFTGLFVFDFDAEGRILSHTIEQAQAGGDWEAGVGAKVVGLTDWLLGGCKNPGTPIPMFERVRRRRSI
- a CDS encoding hypothetical protein (EggNog:ENOG41) — its product is MENLSIADASPQGRGAPQPLPQLPPQMFTTAAQLLDLTDTNLVLQSTVERIFAPSPESAGSDRPTGLYADINHGIFLVRGENVLLLGEIDLDRDDDPPPGFEPGDLDVVKKLAEEKKAVDKAREKARVKKLAKQGFEGENIGEIVL
- a CDS encoding hypothetical protein (EggNog:ENOG41~BUSCO:EOG09265BJ3), whose product is MSSSASGDSGGGRSMESRVGRTKQRYNTKGERLVAGIVPLTPDQKFVLLIQSTRRKGWVLPKGGWESDETCQEAAEREAWEEAGITVQITYDLGDIDEKRAPKSSKDRSRYHFFEGTVTSEYDDWPESHKRERQWFTFAQAWEALSTRPELQEALQRSTVNRQ